Proteins from a genomic interval of Diaphorobacter sp. HDW4A:
- a CDS encoding bifunctional 2-polyprenyl-6-hydroxyphenol methylase/3-demethylubiquinol 3-O-methyltransferase UbiG, with amino-acid sequence MNDGAEIRKGLRHLLSFSMVYDSFQHVVGAYKWRERVVSNHIAPLCSDSTRILDIGCGTGEILEYIPQRASYVGFDRNDEYISTASKRFSNRNARFICEDVNKNTMSKHGCFDIVLAIGILHHLDDNVADELFETAHYALKNNGVFLALDPVYTKNQSSAAKFVVSKDRGQAVRTDEEYLRLAKKRFNSTSAVIDDKPLRIPYTGIVMTCRKADSPL; translated from the coding sequence ATGAATGATGGAGCCGAGATACGAAAAGGGCTGCGCCATCTGCTGTCGTTCTCAATGGTTTACGACTCATTTCAGCATGTTGTAGGTGCGTACAAATGGCGGGAGCGTGTGGTAAGCAATCATATCGCCCCCTTGTGCTCTGATTCGACTCGAATTCTTGATATTGGTTGCGGAACAGGGGAGATTTTGGAGTATATTCCTCAGCGAGCCAGCTATGTCGGATTTGATAGAAATGATGAATATATAAGCACGGCGTCGAAGCGATTTTCCAATCGGAATGCACGGTTCATTTGTGAGGATGTGAACAAGAACACTATGTCCAAGCACGGGTGTTTTGATATTGTGCTGGCAATTGGTATTCTTCACCATCTTGACGACAATGTCGCGGATGAACTGTTTGAAACAGCTCACTATGCGCTCAAGAATAATGGTGTTTTCCTGGCCTTGGATCCTGTCTATACAAAAAATCAGTCAAGTGCTGCCAAGTTCGTGGTCAGCAAGGATCGTGGTCAGGCGGTACGTACTGACGAAGAGTATCTGCGGCTAGCGAAGAAAAGATTCAATTCCACCTCTGCTGTGATTGATGACAAACCTCTAAGGATTCCATATACTGGGATTGTGATGACGTGTCGGAAAGCAGATTCCCCACTATGA
- a CDS encoding GtrA family protein, whose protein sequence is MSEGAYLLRYVGAGVINAVTGLGTIGVLTYLNANPVVANMAGFAVGMLFSFTLAKFFVFKRRSNTASQMRRYAVSFVFSYVLNIAVLIASKGLFQDGVAQALAISVYVVVMYTLMRFYIFSDR, encoded by the coding sequence GTGTCGGAAGGTGCTTATCTGTTGAGATATGTCGGGGCTGGGGTGATAAACGCTGTCACCGGGCTGGGGACGATTGGGGTGTTGACTTACCTGAATGCAAACCCCGTTGTGGCAAATATGGCTGGTTTTGCAGTCGGTATGCTCTTCAGTTTTACATTGGCGAAGTTCTTTGTTTTCAAGCGCCGAAGCAATACAGCCAGTCAGATGCGGAGATATGCAGTATCTTTCGTGTTCTCATATGTCTTAAATATTGCTGTTCTAATAGCTTCGAAGGGCTTGTTTCAAGATGGAGTGGCGCAGGCGTTGGCTATCTCTGTTTATGTTGTGGTTATGTATACGCTAATGCGATTTTATATATTTTCGGATAGATAA
- a CDS encoding NAD-dependent epimerase/dehydratase family protein has protein sequence MIIGSGLIATAFLERAGELEGVCVFASGVANSMNKDEKEFLRESSMLKNSLNSLAPNDQFVYFSTCSVYDKMSIDTAYVQHKIKMESIVLQRPRSHVFRLPQLAGLSRNGNTLLNYINSSIERGELMRIWSKAERNIIDVSDVVSVVIHLLRASPQQNLLSNICNPTHVLVLDLVKKLEEIKGRKARLEVVDGGGAYVIPLGDTIEIYSKIGLNFQEGYISSVLKKYYSNRVL, from the coding sequence ATGATAATCGGTTCGGGTTTGATAGCAACGGCATTTCTTGAACGCGCTGGCGAGTTGGAGGGGGTTTGTGTTTTTGCCTCTGGGGTGGCAAACTCCATGAATAAGGATGAGAAAGAATTTCTTCGTGAAAGCTCCATGCTGAAGAATTCATTGAATTCTCTCGCGCCGAATGATCAATTTGTCTATTTCAGCACTTGCAGTGTTTATGACAAAATGTCGATCGATACTGCGTATGTGCAACACAAGATAAAAATGGAATCCATCGTACTTCAACGGCCGCGATCTCATGTTTTCCGCCTGCCTCAATTAGCTGGTCTAAGCCGCAATGGGAATACGTTACTGAACTATATAAATTCGAGCATTGAACGTGGCGAGTTGATGAGGATATGGTCAAAGGCTGAGAGGAATATCATCGATGTGAGTGATGTAGTGAGTGTTGTCATCCATCTGTTGAGAGCATCACCACAACAGAATTTGTTGAGTAATATCTGCAACCCTACTCATGTGCTTGTACTGGATCTCGTGAAGAAATTGGAAGAGATCAAGGGGCGAAAGGCTCGATTGGAAGTCGTCGATGGTGGCGGGGCTTATGTCATTCCTCTTGGCGACACTATAGAGATATATTCGAAAATTGGATTAAATTTCCAGGAGGGATATATTTCATCTGTGCTAAAAAAATACTACTCAAATAGAGTGCTGTGA
- a CDS encoding FkbM family methyltransferase, which produces MTFIAYAQNNEDVVLFRALEGVVNGAYIDVGANDPVADSVTKAFYDRGWRGINVEPLEMHWRDLERERPGDINLRCVAGPVEGSVDIWEPLIRGWSTVSPKIIEEHRASGVSGVTHSVRMLTLAAICRQYVSGDIHFLKIDVEGFEKDVLAGMDFQSFRPWIVVVEAFDPITKMENFEDWEHLLTSHAYGFAYADGLNRFYVALEHAEIIERMKYPPNVFDDFVRVAQIEQTQRAESAEAVEAQRSEQLIELGKQFSEAQENYARLESDNSARLAEFSEKAHEWWSKALSLESELKSVKASWSWRATYPMRILLGVIRHPGATLKPLGNRLVRWSLRVLAKPLSMLMERILGNRNFSERLNYWLLKNYPTLHAHLRTIAIQTGAMVEVERPKLAISKLDQASQDGWSDLGLLDVFPKYPVLPEGLTFSRGRINNAHWVRFTGHLEGHYSLAIVNRNIVAALDDLMPGRVHFIPFHGKPYDKIPKLPQEQEVALSAALNNQIPGSFGPETISITHHYPMIGDELPSGLKLCIFFWEETSVPIDIVAKLNASFDGVIVAAESVKVALINSGCQKRVVVVPIGIDHIVARDTPPVQSVKPEAGVPFRFLHVSSAFHRKGVDVLLEAFLEAFTESDAVELYIKTFPNPHNQVAELLQAYSAKHKHPARVIIDEQPLDDAGMIALYRTANSAVLPTRGEGFNLPAAEALAMGIPVITTGYSAQVDFCTLSTAHLVGFQFGASESHVRTDDACWVNPNKTDLVRQLRRVRERVLAGDPEIHNMRESATKYVRDTYSWANAAKSIAGYSEVLLAENTATRGVKNIALLTPWAAKCGIAEYSEKLFKNIVGADAISAKIFADSRTKIVDANVFVSWKVGDVASVVRTLVRIQEQKVDAIFVQHQPSLYELSEVVCEHLLALQNKGCGVYLELHSTQPLLSEFRLTPKAVRCLEQLDRIIVHKVEDLNNLLSLGLWRNVMLLKLGVVQPLLDPDVGKARNEYGIPMDALVLGCFGFALPHKGLDAVVGAISLLSAQLQRPVHMLAVCSALDERSAHVIKGCKAQAERLGVSKNITWITDYRPISECQELLSSVDYMVFPYRDTQESASGAVTIGLSTLKPVLVSPLDIFSDVSDVTLQMSGPDDADISRTVLEWESTSEEMQAVLLEKQRQWLKVRDWVSVSQRLLTMVSVLRREALTQKIHPWGHAADVMQFSVKSERRMFVDISELYVRDAKTGIQRVVRNILNELEKKPLSGYSVHPIYGVKGRGYFHAADSDGLYNACKGSPVYPGVDDIFLGLDLAAHLFPEAQEDMESFKRAGAKIFFVVYDIIPLRNKNYAFPGIERAFEDWLSGLNRYADGLICISKAVADDVSAWLNEHGGVRDGLALDYFHLGADFHDGDAGALKASNNFSVPEQLHGAVNFLMVGTLEPRKGHAQILRVFERLWKTGVSANLVIVGKIGWNVDDLVSDLKKSQFIHKTLFWFDDLDDVALTELYSSATCLVAASYAEGFGLPLIEAAQKGLHIIARDIPVFREVGGESAAYFHGENDESLDVFLREWLGAFASGAVISSQGMKWKSWSESAGDLKILLDKNSLNGRYG; this is translated from the coding sequence ATGACGTTCATTGCATATGCCCAGAACAACGAGGATGTAGTCCTTTTTCGTGCACTTGAAGGGGTAGTCAACGGGGCTTATATCGACGTCGGCGCTAACGATCCGGTTGCGGATTCGGTGACCAAGGCGTTCTACGACCGGGGTTGGCGCGGCATCAATGTCGAGCCGTTGGAAATGCATTGGAGAGATCTGGAGCGAGAAAGACCAGGTGACATCAATCTTCGCTGCGTGGCAGGCCCGGTTGAAGGCAGCGTGGATATCTGGGAGCCGTTGATTCGTGGCTGGTCAACCGTGTCGCCGAAGATCATCGAAGAACATAGGGCGTCAGGCGTGTCGGGGGTGACGCATTCCGTGCGGATGCTGACCTTGGCTGCAATCTGCAGGCAGTATGTTTCGGGGGACATTCACTTTTTGAAAATTGACGTGGAAGGATTCGAGAAAGACGTGCTTGCGGGTATGGATTTCCAATCCTTTCGGCCGTGGATTGTGGTGGTTGAGGCCTTTGATCCAATCACCAAGATGGAGAACTTTGAGGATTGGGAGCACCTCCTGACTTCTCATGCCTACGGCTTTGCCTACGCCGATGGCCTCAATCGATTTTATGTAGCGCTTGAGCACGCGGAAATCATCGAGAGGATGAAATATCCTCCCAATGTGTTTGACGACTTTGTGCGAGTGGCGCAGATAGAGCAGACTCAGCGCGCAGAGTCTGCTGAGGCCGTTGAGGCGCAACGGAGTGAACAGCTGATTGAGCTTGGGAAACAGTTCAGTGAAGCTCAAGAAAATTACGCAAGGCTCGAGAGCGATAATTCCGCGCGCCTAGCCGAGTTTTCCGAGAAAGCGCATGAGTGGTGGAGCAAGGCGCTTTCACTTGAAAGCGAGCTTAAAAGTGTCAAGGCAAGTTGGTCGTGGAGAGCGACGTATCCGATGCGCATCTTGCTGGGTGTGATTCGGCACCCAGGAGCCACTCTAAAACCATTGGGCAACAGGTTGGTGCGATGGAGCCTGCGGGTTTTAGCGAAACCGCTGTCAATGCTGATGGAGCGTATTTTAGGTAACCGCAACTTCAGCGAGCGTCTCAATTATTGGTTGCTGAAGAACTACCCAACGCTACATGCTCACCTGAGAACCATTGCTATCCAGACCGGTGCAATGGTGGAGGTCGAGCGCCCCAAATTGGCGATTTCGAAGTTGGATCAGGCATCTCAGGACGGATGGTCCGATCTGGGGTTACTTGACGTATTCCCAAAGTATCCAGTGTTGCCTGAAGGTTTGACATTTTCACGCGGCAGGATCAACAACGCACATTGGGTGCGATTCACCGGACATCTGGAAGGGCACTACAGCCTGGCCATCGTGAATCGCAATATCGTTGCCGCATTGGACGATCTCATGCCGGGGCGAGTGCATTTCATCCCTTTCCATGGCAAGCCCTACGACAAAATTCCGAAGCTGCCCCAAGAGCAGGAAGTCGCACTGAGTGCCGCGCTGAACAATCAGATTCCTGGCTCGTTTGGCCCTGAGACGATTTCCATCACCCACCACTATCCGATGATTGGCGACGAGTTGCCTTCAGGATTAAAGCTGTGCATTTTCTTTTGGGAGGAGACATCCGTTCCCATTGACATCGTTGCAAAATTGAATGCGAGCTTTGATGGTGTGATTGTGGCGGCGGAATCCGTCAAGGTGGCACTGATCAATTCAGGTTGCCAAAAGCGCGTGGTGGTGGTGCCAATAGGGATTGACCACATAGTTGCGCGAGATACTCCGCCTGTGCAATCGGTAAAGCCTGAGGCTGGTGTCCCGTTTCGCTTTCTGCATGTGTCATCTGCATTTCACCGCAAAGGCGTAGATGTCTTGCTCGAAGCATTTCTCGAGGCGTTCACTGAAAGCGATGCCGTCGAGTTATACATCAAGACGTTTCCCAACCCGCACAACCAGGTCGCGGAACTGTTGCAGGCGTATTCGGCGAAGCACAAGCATCCAGCGCGGGTCATCATAGATGAGCAGCCTCTGGACGATGCGGGAATGATCGCGCTCTACCGCACGGCGAATTCAGCTGTGCTGCCAACTCGAGGTGAGGGGTTCAACCTTCCGGCGGCCGAAGCGCTGGCGATGGGCATTCCTGTCATCACCACCGGATATAGTGCACAGGTCGATTTCTGCACTCTGTCCACTGCGCATCTTGTGGGCTTTCAGTTTGGGGCATCGGAGAGTCACGTACGTACAGATGACGCATGCTGGGTCAATCCGAACAAGACGGATTTGGTCAGGCAACTCCGACGCGTGCGTGAGAGAGTGCTGGCGGGAGACCCGGAAATCCACAATATGCGGGAGTCGGCCACCAAGTATGTGCGCGATACCTACTCTTGGGCCAACGCTGCAAAATCCATCGCTGGGTACTCTGAGGTTCTCTTGGCGGAGAACACTGCTACGAGAGGAGTAAAAAATATTGCGCTTCTGACGCCTTGGGCGGCTAAGTGCGGGATCGCTGAATACAGTGAAAAGCTGTTCAAGAATATCGTGGGCGCAGATGCGATATCAGCAAAAATCTTCGCGGATTCACGTACCAAAATTGTAGATGCAAATGTCTTCGTCAGTTGGAAAGTGGGCGATGTGGCAAGCGTCGTACGCACTCTTGTCCGAATTCAGGAGCAGAAGGTAGACGCGATTTTCGTCCAGCACCAGCCGAGTCTGTACGAATTGTCCGAAGTAGTCTGCGAGCATTTGTTGGCACTTCAGAACAAGGGATGTGGCGTTTATCTGGAATTGCACTCTACACAACCATTGCTCTCTGAGTTCCGGTTGACGCCAAAGGCTGTCCGATGCCTTGAACAATTGGATCGCATCATCGTCCATAAGGTAGAGGATCTCAACAATTTGTTATCTCTCGGACTGTGGCGAAATGTAATGTTGCTGAAGCTTGGCGTCGTTCAGCCGTTGTTAGATCCGGACGTGGGCAAGGCACGGAATGAATATGGCATTCCTATGGACGCGCTGGTTCTAGGTTGTTTTGGATTTGCACTGCCGCACAAGGGATTGGATGCCGTGGTGGGAGCGATTTCGTTGCTGTCTGCGCAACTTCAACGACCGGTTCATATGCTCGCAGTCTGCTCGGCACTGGATGAACGAAGCGCTCATGTGATCAAGGGCTGCAAGGCTCAAGCCGAGCGCTTGGGCGTGTCAAAGAACATTACCTGGATCACCGACTATCGTCCGATTTCAGAATGCCAGGAGCTGTTGTCGTCGGTTGATTACATGGTGTTTCCATATCGGGATACCCAGGAAAGCGCCAGCGGTGCAGTCACCATCGGCTTGTCGACATTGAAGCCCGTTTTGGTGAGTCCGTTGGACATTTTCTCGGATGTGAGTGACGTCACTTTGCAGATGTCAGGCCCTGATGACGCGGATATTAGTCGCACAGTACTTGAATGGGAGTCAACCTCCGAAGAAATGCAGGCCGTATTGCTCGAAAAGCAGCGGCAGTGGCTGAAGGTCCGTGATTGGGTGAGCGTTTCTCAAAGATTACTGACCATGGTGAGCGTATTGCGCCGTGAAGCACTGACTCAGAAGATTCACCCGTGGGGGCACGCGGCGGATGTAATGCAATTCAGCGTGAAGTCAGAACGTCGTATGTTTGTCGACATCTCCGAGCTGTACGTGAGGGATGCGAAGACTGGCATTCAGCGAGTCGTCAGGAACATACTGAACGAGCTGGAGAAAAAGCCACTCAGCGGATATTCTGTGCACCCAATCTATGGGGTGAAGGGAAGGGGTTATTTCCATGCGGCAGACTCTGATGGTCTCTACAATGCATGCAAAGGCTCGCCTGTTTATCCTGGAGTGGATGACATATTTCTTGGTTTGGATCTCGCCGCTCACCTGTTCCCTGAGGCACAAGAAGATATGGAGAGCTTCAAACGTGCGGGCGCAAAAATATTCTTCGTGGTGTATGACATCATTCCGTTGCGCAACAAGAATTATGCATTTCCAGGAATTGAGCGGGCCTTTGAGGATTGGTTAAGTGGGCTCAATCGCTATGCCGATGGGCTGATTTGTATATCGAAAGCTGTTGCTGATGATGTCAGTGCTTGGCTGAACGAGCATGGCGGTGTACGCGATGGCCTCGCGCTGGATTATTTTCATCTCGGTGCCGACTTCCACGACGGTGATGCTGGTGCATTGAAAGCATCAAATAATTTTTCGGTTCCTGAGCAATTGCATGGGGCTGTCAATTTTCTAATGGTTGGAACATTGGAGCCTCGAAAAGGACATGCTCAGATTTTGAGAGTTTTTGAGAGACTATGGAAGACAGGTGTGTCTGCCAATCTGGTGATTGTCGGGAAAATAGGCTGGAATGTTGATGATCTTGTATCGGATTTGAAAAAAAGCCAATTCATTCACAAGACATTGTTCTGGTTTGATGATCTGGATGATGTCGCATTAACTGAATTGTATTCATCCGCCACCTGTCTTGTTGCAGCATCATACGCTGAGGGCTTTGGGTTGCCATTGATAGAGGCAGCGCAAAAGGGTTTGCATATCATTGCCAGAGATATTCCTGTATTTCGTGAGGTGGGCGGGGAAAGCGCTGCGTATTTTCATGGTGAAAATGATGAAAGCCTCGACGTCTTCTTGCGCGAATGGCTAGGGGCATTTGCCTCAGGGGCTGTAATTTCAAGTCAAGGAATGAAGTGGAAAAGCTGGAGCGAAAGTGCCGGCGATTTGAAAATATTGCTTGATAAAAATTCTCTCAATGGACGATATGGATAG
- a CDS encoding ABC transporter ATP-binding protein: MSALIVENVGKAYKRYPGKWARMWEWISGRETHEKTWVLRNIDFKVAKGEAVGIIGVNGAGKSTLLKIITGTTQPTTGRISVNGRVAALLELGMGFHSDFTGRQNVFMAGQLLGLQADEIAACMPAIELFAEIGDYIDRPVRMYSSGMQMRLAFSVATAVRPDLLIVDEALSVGDAYFQHKSFNRIREFRQQGTTLLIVSHDKSAIQSLCDRAILLERGNVAKDGAPEEVMDFYNALIAERENSTIRTTKTEYGKTATRSGTGEASVTDIVLEDESGRIVEWVDVGQQVTLRIDVKVHSDVERLVLGYGIKDRLGQVVFGTNTDLKKQEVHSAKSGECLRYRIQFPANLGPGSYSIQTALCSTETHLVNNYEWRDLALVFNVVNISKTGFDGYAWIDPTIGIEKL, translated from the coding sequence ATGAGTGCCTTGATTGTTGAGAACGTCGGTAAGGCGTACAAGCGTTATCCTGGTAAATGGGCGCGCATGTGGGAGTGGATTTCGGGCCGCGAGACGCATGAAAAGACTTGGGTTCTTCGTAACATAGATTTCAAAGTTGCCAAGGGCGAGGCCGTCGGCATCATTGGTGTGAATGGCGCGGGGAAGAGTACGCTATTGAAGATCATTACCGGCACCACGCAGCCCACTACCGGACGAATCAGCGTCAACGGACGAGTAGCTGCGCTGCTCGAACTAGGGATGGGCTTTCACTCGGATTTCACGGGACGGCAGAATGTGTTCATGGCAGGTCAGTTGCTCGGCTTGCAGGCGGATGAAATTGCTGCTTGCATGCCAGCAATTGAATTGTTCGCGGAAATAGGTGACTACATTGACAGGCCAGTACGTATGTACTCCAGCGGCATGCAGATGCGCTTGGCGTTCAGTGTGGCGACTGCCGTTAGGCCCGATCTGTTGATCGTGGATGAAGCCCTGTCCGTTGGGGATGCGTACTTTCAGCACAAAAGCTTCAATCGCATTCGTGAATTCAGACAGCAGGGGACGACGTTGCTGATCGTCTCTCACGACAAGAGCGCAATCCAGTCGCTATGTGATCGAGCCATTCTCCTCGAGCGCGGGAACGTGGCCAAAGACGGCGCACCGGAAGAGGTTATGGATTTCTACAACGCGCTCATTGCCGAGCGAGAGAACTCCACCATCAGGACCACCAAGACCGAATACGGGAAAACAGCGACACGCTCGGGTACGGGTGAGGCCTCGGTCACGGATATCGTTCTTGAAGACGAGAGCGGGCGAATCGTCGAGTGGGTGGACGTAGGGCAACAGGTAACCCTGCGTATTGATGTCAAAGTGCATTCCGATGTGGAACGTCTGGTGCTGGGTTATGGCATCAAGGATCGATTGGGGCAGGTGGTTTTCGGCACCAATACGGATCTCAAGAAGCAAGAGGTCCATTCAGCCAAAAGCGGTGAATGTCTGCGATATCGAATTCAGTTCCCAGCCAATCTGGGTCCAGGAAGCTATTCGATTCAAACGGCTTTGTGCAGCACTGAAACCCATTTGGTGAACAACTATGAGTGGCGCGATTTGGCACTAGTGTTTAACGTGGTCAATATTAGCAAGACGGGCTTTGATGGATATGCGTGGATTGATCCCACAATCGGGATCGAAAAGTTATGA
- a CDS encoding ABC transporter permease: protein MSRLVMLRALWAYRGFIWSSVMREFHGRYRESLLGAFWSVVNPLTMIIIYTVIFGQLMRPTLPGHESTPFAFSIYLCAGVITWNLFSEMLGRLNNVFLENGNMIKKSNFPRACLPVIVTVSALLNFGIIFFLYLGFLVLIGHWPGWALLSLIPLLMLQLLFTLGLGVLLGTVNVFFRDVGQLTGVLLQFWFWLTPIVYTMGSLPAGAQKAFQYNPLQPLITSYQQIFLDGMVPDFSKLIPLTIITFILLILAARFFIKRVGELVDEL, encoded by the coding sequence ATGTCCAGATTAGTTATGTTGAGAGCGTTGTGGGCGTACCGGGGATTCATATGGAGCAGCGTGATGCGCGAGTTCCATGGTCGATATCGCGAATCGCTTTTGGGTGCGTTCTGGTCGGTGGTAAATCCACTGACGATGATCATTATTTACACCGTGATTTTCGGCCAGTTGATGCGCCCGACTTTGCCGGGGCATGAAAGCACGCCATTTGCTTTCAGTATTTATCTTTGTGCCGGTGTTATCACTTGGAATCTATTTTCTGAGATGTTGGGGCGATTAAATAATGTCTTTCTTGAAAATGGAAACATGATCAAGAAATCCAATTTTCCTAGAGCCTGTCTGCCAGTCATTGTGACGGTATCTGCACTACTCAATTTTGGAATTATTTTTTTTCTATATCTCGGATTCCTTGTACTTATAGGTCACTGGCCCGGCTGGGCCTTATTGTCTCTCATTCCATTGTTGATGCTGCAATTGCTGTTCACGTTGGGGCTGGGTGTATTACTTGGAACCGTCAATGTTTTTTTTCGGGATGTGGGGCAGTTGACTGGTGTGTTGCTGCAGTTCTGGTTCTGGCTCACTCCCATCGTCTACACGATGGGATCGCTTCCCGCTGGTGCACAGAAGGCATTCCAATACAACCCGCTGCAGCCGCTCATTACCAGCTATCAACAGATCTTTTTGGATGGGATGGTGCCCGATTTTTCGAAGTTGATTCCATTGACAATCATAACGTTCATTCTTTTAATTCTTGCTGCGCGCTTTTTCATCAAGCGAGTCGGTGAATTGGTGGACGAACTGTGA
- a CDS encoding mannose-1-phosphate guanylyltransferase/mannose-6-phosphate isomerase has protein sequence MTDQLLPVILCGGSGTRLWPLSRETYPKQFHALAGTASMLQDTATRLQGIDSEVQLSAPLLVCNVEHRFLVATQLQQSNIENARILLEPAGRNTAPALTIAALQARAEGADPVMLAMPADHVIADKPAFHAAVQSAFRAASKGDMVTFGIVADRPETGYGYIQHGTTEQGDTFEVQSFVEKPDRERAQNYLAAGNYLWNSGLFVVRASVWLKAMQQFRSDILAACEQSMSNAQRDTDFVRPEADAFKSSPSDSIDYAVMERLPKMPELGIAARVIPLNAGWSDVGAWDALWSVREHDENGNAIIGNAVQRGCKNSLFLSSSRLVAGVGLEHIAVVETPDAILVADLRRTQEVKQIVAHLQKHGKDLAHSHRKVHRPWGWYDSIDYGERFQVKRIVVNPGASLSLQMHHHRAEHWVVVKGTAEVTNGDQVLLLGENESTFIPLGHVHRLRNPGKMPLEIVEVQSGSYLGEDDIVRFEDTYGRVPAAPAGA, from the coding sequence ATGACTGATCAGCTTCTTCCCGTCATCCTTTGCGGCGGCTCAGGCACGCGGCTGTGGCCGCTGTCGCGTGAAACGTATCCCAAACAATTTCATGCATTGGCAGGCACCGCCAGCATGCTGCAGGACACTGCCACCAGGCTTCAAGGCATCGATTCTGAAGTGCAACTTTCCGCGCCGCTGCTGGTCTGCAATGTCGAGCATCGCTTTCTGGTCGCCACCCAACTGCAGCAGTCGAACATCGAGAATGCCCGCATTCTGTTGGAGCCTGCTGGTCGCAACACCGCACCCGCACTCACCATAGCCGCCCTGCAGGCGCGGGCGGAGGGGGCAGATCCCGTGATGCTGGCGATGCCTGCGGATCACGTGATCGCCGACAAGCCAGCTTTTCACGCGGCGGTCCAAAGCGCTTTCCGTGCAGCCAGCAAAGGCGATATGGTCACCTTCGGCATCGTCGCGGATCGTCCCGAAACCGGCTATGGCTATATCCAACACGGTACGACCGAGCAGGGCGACACGTTTGAAGTCCAGAGCTTCGTGGAAAAACCGGATCGCGAGCGCGCGCAAAACTATCTCGCCGCAGGCAACTACCTGTGGAACAGTGGCCTATTTGTCGTGCGAGCTAGCGTGTGGCTCAAGGCCATGCAGCAATTCCGCTCGGACATTCTGGCCGCTTGTGAACAATCCATGAGCAATGCCCAGCGCGACACTGACTTTGTGCGCCCCGAGGCCGATGCATTCAAATCAAGCCCTTCCGACTCCATCGACTACGCCGTCATGGAGCGCCTGCCCAAGATGCCCGAACTCGGCATCGCCGCTCGCGTCATCCCGCTCAACGCCGGCTGGTCCGACGTTGGCGCATGGGATGCCCTCTGGAGCGTGCGCGAGCATGACGAAAACGGTAATGCCATCATCGGCAACGCGGTGCAGCGTGGCTGCAAGAACTCGTTGTTCCTCTCAAGCAGTCGCCTCGTCGCCGGAGTGGGTCTCGAGCACATCGCCGTGGTCGAAACCCCCGACGCCATCCTCGTCGCTGACCTGCGCCGTACACAGGAAGTCAAGCAGATCGTCGCTCACTTGCAGAAGCACGGCAAAGACTTGGCTCACTCCCACCGCAAGGTACACCGCCCTTGGGGCTGGTACGACAGCATCGACTATGGAGAGCGTTTTCAGGTCAAGCGCATCGTGGTCAATCCAGGCGCGTCGCTCAGTCTGCAAATGCACCACCACCGTGCAGAACACTGGGTGGTGGTCAAGGGCACTGCCGAAGTCACCAATGGCGACCAAGTGCTGCTGCTGGGCGAAAACGAATCCACTTTCATCCCGCTGGGGCATGTGCACCGCCTGCGCAATCCTGGAAAGATGCCGCTTGAGATTGTGGAAGTGCAGTCGGGGAGTTATTTGGGTGAGGACGATATCGTTCGTTTCGAAGATACGTATGGGCGTGTGCCTGCCGCACCGGCCGGAGCGTAA
- a CDS encoding DUF2304 domain-containing protein: MASLQTTTMLLGVGLAILILYLIRRDHLYLMHGLFWVAVAAAAALLGAWPGLVDRIAYSVGISYPPALLLLFACIVLFVKALHADMVNTRIERDVRRLNQRLAMLESDMESLSRNTSSASPATSSYHD, encoded by the coding sequence ATGGCGTCTTTGCAAACCACCACCATGCTTTTGGGCGTGGGACTGGCGATTCTGATCTTGTATCTGATTCGCCGCGATCATCTTTATCTGATGCACGGCCTGTTTTGGGTTGCCGTCGCAGCCGCGGCCGCCCTTTTGGGGGCTTGGCCGGGTCTTGTCGACCGCATCGCCTATTCGGTGGGTATCTCCTACCCACCTGCACTGCTTTTGCTCTTCGCCTGCATTGTGCTGTTTGTCAAGGCACTGCACGCAGACATGGTGAACACGCGCATCGAGCGCGATGTGCGCCGACTCAATCAACGGCTCGCAATGCTGGAATCGGATATGGAAAGCCTTTCGCGCAATACATCCTCCGCATCGCCAGCAACCTCCTCCTACCATGACTGA